The Pseudomonas hefeiensis genomic sequence CATGGACAAACTCATACCAGACCCACCCGTTCCCCCGCTGCATCTGGACATCGCAGCCGACGCCAACGCCGAACGTGTCATCGATTCCTATTTGAACCCCAAACCTGCCCAGCCTGACAAGAAGCCTTCCCCCGACCAGCTATTCACTGTCGTGGAGGGCATTGATGCTGAGAGCCTGCTGGCCAACCTCAGCGAAACCCTGGCTTCTGCCAATGTCATGGCCAATGACCTTGCGTTCGAATTGGAAGGCTCTCGACGGCATTTTGCATTGGGGCTGCAACAGTTGATTGAACTGGGGCAGATGTTGGCAAACCGGGCGCTGGATGTCGTAGACCCCAGATAGGCGCCGAGAAAAACGGATTTGATCAATGTCGACCGATCAAATCCGTTTTTGGTAGGAGCTGTCGAGCGAAGCGAGGCTGCGATCTTTCTCCTGACAGTTGAATTTGAGGCGAAGATCAAAGGATCGCAGCCTCGCTTCGCTCGACAGCTCCTACAGCCCCTGACCTAAGAGCTGGCCTTTTGTTAAAGGCTGAACCGCCCAACCATGCTGGTCACGTCCTGGCACAGTTGACCGTGTTCTATGCCCGGCAGGTAGCCGATAGGTCCCGGAACTTCCCCACACAATCTCTTAACGGAACGCCATTTCCTGCCGATACCCTGACGAGCCCTGTTTTCTATAGCGTTTCGGCGCGCGAAAACGGCTAGCAATGCGCGCCACACCGGGCGGTGACACGGCGTTTCGTTGTTTTGCCATTGGGTGCATCTTCTTACTTGCCTGGACATCCTCGATGCTGGCGTACCACCAAAAAAGTTTTCTGATCGTCGATGATTTCTCGGATTTCCGCAGTTCCGTCCGGTCCATGTTGCGTGAACTGGGCGTCAAGGACGTGGACACCGCTGACACCGGTGAAGTGGCGCTGCGCATGTGCTCGCAGAAGCGCTATGACTTTATTTTGCAGGACTATCACCTGGGCGACGGCCGCAAGAACGGTCAGCAGGTGCTGGAAGACCTGATGGTCGAGAAGCTGATCAGCCATGAAAGTGTGTTTCTCATGGTGACGGCTGAAAGCAGTCAGGCGATGGTGCTCAGTGCCCTGGAGCATGAGCCCGATGCGTACCTGACCAAGCCGTTCAATCGTTCGGGCCTGGCTCAGCGGCTGGAGCGGCTGGAGCAGCGCAAGACCCTGCTCAAGCCAATCCTGCAAGCCTTGGATCGTGGCAAGCCGATGGAGGTGCTCAATGCCTGTATCGCCCTGTGCAAGCAGGATCCGCGCTACGGGCCGTTGTGTCTGCGTTATCGGGCCGATGCGCTGCGGGACTTGAATCAGAACGAAGCCCTTGAGCGTCTGTACAACACCATCCTGGCTGACCGTCCTTTGCCGTGGGCCTATGCGGGGCTGGGGAAGTTGTTGTTCAAGCGCGGCCAGGTCGGCCAGGCCAAGGACGTGTACGAGAAGGCCTTGAAAGTCTTCCCGATGATGCCGGCGCTGTATGACGGCATGGCTGAAGTGCTGGTGGCCGAAGGCGATACAAAGCAGGCGCAACACGTGCTGGAAGAGGCGGTTCGTCTGTCGCCCCTGGCGGTGCGTCGACAGTCGCTGCTGGGCAAGCTGGCGATGACCAACGAAGATTTCGAGACCGCGTCCAAGGCCTATCGCCAGGCGGTGGGGCAGGGCGCGCAGTCGCGCTTCAAGGACCCGGAAAGCAACCTCGGCCTGGCCCATGCACTGATCAGCAAGGGCAGCGAAAAAGGCCTGGATACCCGCACCCGGCTGGAAATCAACACCACCCTCAGCGCCGTGGCCAAGGAAAATATCAACGATCCTGGGTTGCAGGTGCGTGCGCGGTTGATGAAGGCCACGAGCCTGTTGCTCAACGATGCCGAAACCGCCGAAAAGCTCACCGAGCAGGCCTTGCAGCGTCTCGACGGCATGGAGCAGTTCATGAGCGCCGAAGCCGCGTTGCTGGTGGCCAAGCAATTGCAGATGCTCGGCCAGACCAGCGCCGGCGAGTCGATGCTCAAGAACTGCGCAGAGATCTATGGCGATGATCCGGCGGTGATGCAAGGCATCGCCAAGCTGACCGACGATCCGAACATCCTCAATCAAGGCAATGCCGCCGCCGAGCTGAACCGTGAAGGTGTGCGCGTCTATAAGACCGGCGCGTTGCCCGAGGCGCGAGAGCTGTTCCGTCGAGCCCTGAAGATGCAACCGAAGAACATCAGTATTGCTTTGAACATGGCGCAGTCACTGTTGCATGGCACCGATACCAGCGTGGAGTCGGAATTGCTGCAGGAGTGCCGCGCCTGCCTGAAACTGGTGGGCATGATGCCCGACACCGATGCGCGTTTTACGCGTTATCAGAAACTGCGAAGCAAGGCATTTGGCGATGAATGACAGCGAACAGGCTCTCGATTTTTCCACGGTGATCGCATCTACCGTGCACGACATGAAAAACTCCCTGGCCTTGCTCATGCAGGCTCATACCCAGTGGCTCGAGCGTTTGCCCGACCCTGAGCGGCAGACCTCGGAGCAGGGCGTCATGGAGTTCGAGTTCGCCCACCTCAATGGCCTGCTGGTGCAGTTGCTGGGGTTGTACAAGCTGGGGGTCAACCAGTTACCGCTGCATCCGGCCTATCACGAGCTGGATGACTTTATCGAGGCGCAACTGGCCGGTCATCAGGATGTGTTCCGCAGTCGCGGGCTCATGGTCACCTACGATGTCGACCCGCTGAGCCCCCTGGGTTTTTTCGATCGAGAGCTGATTGCGTCGGTGCTTGATAACAGCATCAACAATGCCATCCGCCACGCGCGCCAGGCGCTGCTGATCAGTGCGAGCGACGAGGCCGGGCAACTGGTGCTGACCATCAATGACGACGGCGAAGGCTACCCGGCCGAGATGATCGAGCGTCAAGCCGAGTATGTGCAGGGCATCAATCACAGCAGCGGCAGCACCGGGCTGGGTTTGTATTTCGCCGCGCGGATTGCCGGGTTGCATCAGCGTGGCGGCCTGTGCGGGCGTACCGAGATTGCCAATGGCGGGGCGTTGGGCGGGGGCGTGTTCCGGATTTATCTGCCCTGAACAATAGCCCTGGCAATACAAAGCAACTGTGGGAGCGGGCTTGCTCGCGAAGGCGGTGGGTCAGTTTGCAAATGTCTTACTGACACACCGCCTTCGCGAGCAAGCCCGCTCCCACACTAGATCCCACATGTCCCCAACACTGAGTGTTTATTGTCTTGGGCCGCTTGATATTCCGAACACCCGAAGCCTATTTTGTACGGGTTGCCGTTCGCGGCTCGCACATTACAAGGATTGCGTCATGACGACCGATGGCCAGTGTTCACTCGCGCAGCGACTGACGGGCATTGATGAGATTGAGTGTGTCACCCCGGATTTGAATGGCGTGCCACGAGGCAAGGTGATGACTGCCGAGGGCTTCCTCGAGGGTCGACGGTTGCAGATGGCGCGGGGTGTGCTGTTGCAATGCATCATGGGCGGTTATCCGCCGTCGCGTTTTTATGGCAGCGACGACGGCGACCTGGCGCTGGTGGCCGACCCGAAACACATTCACCGCTTGCCCTGGAGCGAACAGCCGCGAGCCTTGGCGATTTGCGACGCCGATGAGCTGAGCGGGGAAAGCTCGCGGCTCTCCACGCGCGGCCAGCTCAAGCGCGTTGTTGCCCGTTATGCAGCCCTTGGCCTGGCGCCGGTGGTGGCGACCGAGCTGGAGTTTTTCGTGTTCGCCCCCAACCCGGACCCGACCCAGCCGTTCCAGCCGCCTGTGGGCCTGGACGGACGGCGTGAAGACGGTCACTCGGCGTTCAGCATCAGTTCCAATAATGGCCTGCGACCGTTCTTTAAAGAGGTCTATGCATGCATGGCGGCGCTGGGCTTGCCCCGCGACACCTTCATGCATGAAATGGGCGTGAGCCAGTTCGAGATCAATCTGCTGCACGGCGATCCTCTGTTGCTGGCCGACCAGACGTTTCTGTTCAAGCACCTGCTCAAGGAAGTTGCCCTCAAGCACGGCCTGACCGTGGTCTGCATGGCCAAGCCCCTGGCCCATACGCCGGGCAGTTCGATGCATATTCATCAGAGCGTCGTCGAGCTGGACAGCGGCCGCAATGTGTTCAGCGACGAAGCGGGCGAGCCGACGGCGGCGTTCCGGCATTTCATCGGCGGGCAACAGGCCGGCATGGCGGATTTCACTGCGCTGTTCGCGCCGAACGTGAATTCCTACCAGCGCCTGTGTCACCCGTTTGCATCACCGAACAATGCCTGTTGGTCCCATGACAATCGTTCGGCCGGGTTGCGGATTCCCGCCAGTTCGCCGGCGGCCCGTCGGGTCGAGAATCGCTTGCCGGGTGCCGATGCCAACCCGTACCTGGCGATTGCCGCGAGCCTTGCCGCGGGGCTTTATGGCATCGAAAGTCGCCTGGAGCCGAGCGCCGCGATCCAGGGCGAATTCCAGGTGCCGGATAATCTTTCGCTGCCATGTACCTTGCATGCTGCCCTGGAACGTCTGAAGCGTAGTCATCTGGCGAAGGAACTGTTCGGTACGGAGTTCATCGAAGGCTACATCGCTTCGAAGACCATGGAACTGACCAGCTTCTTTGATGAAATTACTCCCTGGGAGCGGCGTGTTTTAGCGGCCCAGGCATAACCAAACGTCGCATTCGGGCTATCTTCTAAATAGCCCGTACTCATCTCAAGGAGCCGCTCGGAACGCCGATGCGCCAAATCTGGAAACCTTTTCGAGCGCTGTATTTCGCTTCGCTGATGATGTTGATCGGCTCGGGCCTGCTGAGTACCTACCTGGCCTTGCGCCTGGCCGCCGACAATGTCGACAGCCTGTGGGTCGGTGCGCTGATGGCCGCCAACTATTTCGGCCTGGTGCTGGGCGGCAAGATCGGCCACCGGCTGATCGCCCGCGTCGGGCACATCCGGGCTTATTCGGCCTGTGCCGGGATTGTCGGTGCGGCGGTGCTGGGCCATGGCCTGGTGGATTGGCTGCCGGCCTGGATCGTGCTGCGGGTGATCGTCGGCCTGGGCATGATGTGTCAATACATGGTGATCGAGAGCTGGCTCAACGAGCAGGCCGAAGCCAAGCAGCGTGGCGTGGTATTCAGTGGCTACATGATCGCTTCCTACCTGGGCCTGGTGCTGGGCCAGTTGATTCTGGTCATGCACCCGTCCCTGGGGCTTGAGCTGCTGATGCTGGTGGCGCTGTGCTTCGCCTTGTGCCTGGTGCCGGTGACACTGACCCGACGAATTCACCCGGCCGCCCTACATCCGGCGCCCATGGAACCGCGCTTTTTCATCAAGCGGGTACCGCAGTCATTGAGTACGGTACTGGGCTCGGGGCTGATCGTCGGTTCGTTCTATGGCCTGGCGCCGCTGTACGCCTCTCAGCAGGGGCTGTCGACCGAGCAGGTTGGTCTGTTCATGGGTAGCTGCATCTTTGCCGGATTGCTGGTTCAGTGGCCCCTGGGCTGGCTGTCCGACCGATATGACCGGGCGCTGCTGATCCGCTGTTTTGCGCTGGTGCTGACGGTCTGTGCGCTGCCGTTGGCGATCCTGCCGACGGTGCCGTTGGAGGTGCTGTTCGTCGCGGGGTTCTTCTGTTCGCTGGTGCAGTTCTGCCTCTATCCGCTGGCGGTGGCGTTTTCCAACGACCACGTCGAAGCTGATCGCAGGGTGTCCCTGACCGCGATGCTGCTGGTGACCTATGGGGTTGGCGCCAGCATCGGGCCGCTGGTAGCAGGGGTGCTGATGAAGATGTTCGGCAGCCAGATGCTCTATGCCTTTTTTGCCTTCTTCGCCCTGGTGCTGGTGTGGCGAATCCGGCCGAAGGCGGTGACCAACCTGCATCAGGTCGACGACGCACCGCTGCATCACGTGGCGATGCCGGACAGCATGTCCAGTTCGCCGCTGGTGGCGTGCCTCGATCCCCGGGTGGACGAACAAGTGGTGCAGGAGCAGATGCACGTCGATCCTGTGCCGACGGAAGAACCGGCCGACGAAGAACCTGTCATGGAGGAAGCTGCCGCCGAAGAGGCGAGCGACGAGCCGCCGACCCTCGATTTCACTCAGGCCAGGCCTTGAGTGGGTCGAGGATAAAGGCCTGAGGCAGAGGGTAGGGGATCGGAGCGCGGGCTGATTGCGCCGGACAGGTAGACCGAGGTGCTCCCCCAATCGCGAGCAGGCTCGCTCCTACAGTTGATCTGCGGTGGATACAATACTCCAGTTCGCAGCAGATCCAATGTGGGAGCGAGCCTGCTCGCGATGAAGTCAGCCCAAACACAGCAGCTCTCAGGTCAGAGGCGTGTAATCAGGCATAAAAAAACGGGCAGTCACCGCAAGGGACTGCCCGTTTTTTTACGTGTCGAAAATCAGAGGTCGTCTTTGTCGAAGCGACGGGCTTCGCGCTGCAGCTGATAAACGAAACGCTCAACCTGCCGTTGCACCAGGCCGCTGACGTTGTGGAAGCGCACGCCGGCGAAGGTGGTGTTGATCCTTTCTTCGAAATGCAGATAGCGCAGTTCGACCGGTGCGGTCATGTTGCCGAAGGGCAATGCCGCGATAAAACGCTCGTAGACCTGGCCCAATTGCAGGTGCGCGGTAATGTCACCTTCGAAGCGCAACTTGCAGCCCGTGGCGGAAATGTCCAGCAGCTTGCCGTCAACCGGTGACTTGAG encodes the following:
- a CDS encoding DUF6124 family protein, coding for MDKLIPDPPVPPLHLDIAADANAERVIDSYLNPKPAQPDKKPSPDQLFTVVEGIDAESLLANLSETLASANVMANDLAFELEGSRRHFALGLQQLIELGQMLANRALDVVDPR
- a CDS encoding tetratricopeptide repeat-containing response regulator; this translates as MLAYHQKSFLIVDDFSDFRSSVRSMLRELGVKDVDTADTGEVALRMCSQKRYDFILQDYHLGDGRKNGQQVLEDLMVEKLISHESVFLMVTAESSQAMVLSALEHEPDAYLTKPFNRSGLAQRLERLEQRKTLLKPILQALDRGKPMEVLNACIALCKQDPRYGPLCLRYRADALRDLNQNEALERLYNTILADRPLPWAYAGLGKLLFKRGQVGQAKDVYEKALKVFPMMPALYDGMAEVLVAEGDTKQAQHVLEEAVRLSPLAVRRQSLLGKLAMTNEDFETASKAYRQAVGQGAQSRFKDPESNLGLAHALISKGSEKGLDTRTRLEINTTLSAVAKENINDPGLQVRARLMKATSLLLNDAETAEKLTEQALQRLDGMEQFMSAEAALLVAKQLQMLGQTSAGESMLKNCAEIYGDDPAVMQGIAKLTDDPNILNQGNAAAELNREGVRVYKTGALPEARELFRRALKMQPKNISIALNMAQSLLHGTDTSVESELLQECRACLKLVGMMPDTDARFTRYQKLRSKAFGDE
- a CDS encoding sensor histidine kinase, whose protein sequence is MNDSEQALDFSTVIASTVHDMKNSLALLMQAHTQWLERLPDPERQTSEQGVMEFEFAHLNGLLVQLLGLYKLGVNQLPLHPAYHELDDFIEAQLAGHQDVFRSRGLMVTYDVDPLSPLGFFDRELIASVLDNSINNAIRHARQALLISASDEAGQLVLTINDDGEGYPAEMIERQAEYVQGINHSSGSTGLGLYFAARIAGLHQRGGLCGRTEIANGGALGGGVFRIYLP
- a CDS encoding glutamine synthetase family protein, whose product is MTAEGFLEGRRLQMARGVLLQCIMGGYPPSRFYGSDDGDLALVADPKHIHRLPWSEQPRALAICDADELSGESSRLSTRGQLKRVVARYAALGLAPVVATELEFFVFAPNPDPTQPFQPPVGLDGRREDGHSAFSISSNNGLRPFFKEVYACMAALGLPRDTFMHEMGVSQFEINLLHGDPLLLADQTFLFKHLLKEVALKHGLTVVCMAKPLAHTPGSSMHIHQSVVELDSGRNVFSDEAGEPTAAFRHFIGGQQAGMADFTALFAPNVNSYQRLCHPFASPNNACWSHDNRSAGLRIPASSPAARRVENRLPGADANPYLAIAASLAAGLYGIESRLEPSAAIQGEFQVPDNLSLPCTLHAALERLKRSHLAKELFGTEFIEGYIASKTMELTSFFDEITPWERRVLAAQA
- a CDS encoding MFS transporter gives rise to the protein MRQIWKPFRALYFASLMMLIGSGLLSTYLALRLAADNVDSLWVGALMAANYFGLVLGGKIGHRLIARVGHIRAYSACAGIVGAAVLGHGLVDWLPAWIVLRVIVGLGMMCQYMVIESWLNEQAEAKQRGVVFSGYMIASYLGLVLGQLILVMHPSLGLELLMLVALCFALCLVPVTLTRRIHPAALHPAPMEPRFFIKRVPQSLSTVLGSGLIVGSFYGLAPLYASQQGLSTEQVGLFMGSCIFAGLLVQWPLGWLSDRYDRALLIRCFALVLTVCALPLAILPTVPLEVLFVAGFFCSLVQFCLYPLAVAFSNDHVEADRRVSLTAMLLVTYGVGASIGPLVAGVLMKMFGSQMLYAFFAFFALVLVWRIRPKAVTNLHQVDDAPLHHVAMPDSMSSSPLVACLDPRVDEQVVQEQMHVDPVPTEEPADEEPVMEEAAAEEASDEPPTLDFTQARP